The DNA window GCCGGGCGTGCGGTTGGCGGAACCGGCGCACGAGGCCAGGGCGCCGATCAGGGCGGTGGACAGGAAAAAGCGCGAAAATGTCATCTGGATCGCCTGTTATTGACTGCTGGTGATTATGTTTTGAAGAACTGTAGCAGTCGCGATTCCGCTTGGGTAGGGTGATCGCGGCGGGGTTTTGCGCGAAATTCGCGCGCGCCGGCCGCCCTGCGGTCTAATCGCCGCGGCGGGGCGCGGCGTCGTCGTTCGAAAAGGTCTGCATCTGCGCGATGATGACGGCGTTCTCGGCCAAGGCGCGATCCATCAGCGTGCGTTCGTCGTCGTCGATCTCCTGCCCCTCGGCCAGACGTTCCTGCAACGTGCCGTAGCCCGTCACATCCAGCGGCGCCATGCCGGCCTGCTTCAGGATCGCCACCGCCTCGCGCACCGCCTCGGCCTCGTCCCGGCCCGAGGCATAACAGACCAGCGCCGCACCGGTGCAACCCTCGGGCAGCCCGTCGCCCTCTTTCCGGCCAAGTTCGACCAGCAGGGTATAGACATGCATGCGGTGTCTCCTTCTCAGGAATGCAGGGGACGGTGCGGCGGAAGCTGGTGCAGGAGTGGTGGGAAGGGTCGGCGCGGCTGCGGTCGCGGACCCGAACTGGTCGGAGCGAGAGGATTCGAACCTCCGACCCCCTGCTCCCGAAGCAGGTGCGCTACCAGGCTGCGCTACGCTCCGACCGTAGCGGGGCAGGTAGCGCGGGCCGCGCGCGATTGCAAGGGGCTTCGGCCCTTTGCGGGTGACATTTCCGCCGCTGTCGGCGGGGCCGCGGCGCGACGATCCCGCGACGGGACCTTACCGGACGATGCCCAGACCGCCGGCGGAAATCGCGGCCATGTTCAGGATGTCGCTGACGGTCGAGGTGGACGAACAGATCTGGATGGGCTTGGGAACGCCGGACAGGATCGGCCCGATCACCGTCGCCCCGGCCATTTCCTGCAACAGCTTGACCGAGATCGAGGCCGAATGCCGCGCCGGGACCACCAGAACGTTGGCCGGCCCCGTCAGCCGGCTGAACGGATAGCGCGCGGCGGATTCGGCGTTCAGCGCCACGTCCACGGTCATCTCGCCCTCGTATTCGAAATCGGCGCCGCGCCGATCCAGAACGCCCGCGGCCTCGGCCATCTTGACCGCACGTTCGCTGACCGGATAGCCGAAATTCGAAAACGACAGGAACGCGACGCGCGGGTCCATGCCCAGCCCGCGCGCGATGGCGGCGCCGTGGGTGGCGATGTCGGCCAGATCCTCGGCCTCGGGCCATTCATGGACCAGCGTGTCGCCGATCAGCACGATCCGGCCCTTCAGCAGCACGCCGGTGATGCCCACCGCCCCGTCCTGCGGCCGCAAATCGAAAACCTGCCCGATCTGGGCCAGCACATGCGCATTCTTGCGCGTGGCGCCCGTGACCAGCCCGTCGCCATGCCCGTGCGCCAGCATCAGCGCGGCAAAGATGTGACGGTCGCGATTGGCGAGCTTGTGCGCATCCTCGCGGTCGACGCCGCGCCGTTGCAGCCGGCGATAGAGAAAGTCGTGATAGGCCTCCAGATGCCGGCTGTTGCCCGCGTTCACCACGGTCAATTCGCGCGCGGCGTCGCCCAGGCCCGCCGCCTCTAGCGTATCGCGGACATCGCTGTCGCGGCCAACGACCAGGGACTGGCCCATGCCGGTGCGCTGCCAGGCGACGGCGGCGCGCAGCACGCGCGGATCGTCGCCCTCGGCAAAGATCATCCGCGCCTGTTTCTGCCGTGCGCGCACATGGATGCCGCGCAGGATCGCGGCGGTCGGGTCCATCCGCGCCTTCAGCGATTGGGTATATCCCTCCATGTCGATGATCGGGCGGCGGGCGGCGCCGGTGTCCATTCCGGCGCGCGCGACGGCGGGCGGCACGACATGGATCAGCCGCGGATCGAAGGGGGTGGGGATGATATAGTCGCGCCCGAATTGCAGCTTGCGGCCATAGGCCACGCCGACCTCGTCGGGCACATCCTCGCGCGCAAGCCGCGCCAGCGCCTGCGCACAGGCGATCTTCATCTCGTCATTGATCGCACGGGCGTGGATGTCCAGCGCGCCGCGGAACAGATAGGGAAAGCCCAGCACGTTGTTGACCTGGTTGGGATAGTCGCTGCGCCCGGTGGCGACGATCGCATCGGCGCGGACGGCATGCGCCTCTTCGGGGGTGATCTCGGGGTCGGGATTGGCCATGGCGAAAATCACCGGATCGTCGGCCATCGACTGCACCATCGCCTGCGTGACCGCGCCCTTGGCCGACACGCCCAGGAACACGTCGCAGCCGGTCATCGCATCCTCCAGCGTGCGCGCCTCGGTTGCGACGGCGTGGGCGGATTTCCACTGGTTCATGCCCTCGGTCCGGCCCTTGTAGATCACCCCCTTGGTGTCGCACATGATGCAGTTTTCATGCCGCGCGCCCATGGATTTCAGCAGTTCGAGACAGGCGATCCCGGCCGCGCCCGCGCCGTTCAGCACGATGCGCACATCCTCGATCTTCTTGCCCGACAGTTCCAGCGCGTTGATCAGGCCTGCGGCGCAGATCACCGCCGTGCCGTGCTGGTCGTCGTGGAAGACCGGGATGTCCATGACCTCCTTCAGGCGGCTTTCGATGATGAAGCATTCCGGCGCCTTGATGTCTTCCAGGTTGATGCCGCCGAAGGTCGGACCCATCAGCCGGACCGCGTTGATGAATTCCTCGGCGTCCTCGGTGTCCAGCTCGATGTCGATGGCGTTCACGTCGGCGAACCGCTTGAACAGCACCGCCTTGCCCTCCATCACCGGCTTGCTGGCCAGCGCGCCCAGATTGCCCATCCCCAGGATCGCGGTGCCGTTCGAGACGACCGCGACCATGTTGCCCTTGGTGGTATAGTCATAGGCCGTTTCGGGCTGGTCCGCGATCGCCTGCACCGGCACCGCGACGCCGGGGCTGTAGGCCAGCGACAGATCGCGCTGCGTGGTCATCTGGGTCGAGGCGACGATGTCGTATTTCCCCGGCCGCGGCTCCATGTGATAGGCCAGCGCCTCTTCCGGTGTGATCCGGGCGCTGCGGCGTGTCTTGTCGGTCATCTCATCCTCCCCCCGATGCCTTCCTTAGGAATAACGCGGCCGCGGCCACGGCTCAACGCCCGTCGCGGCGCCGGACCGACGCGGCCGCATGCGAGGGTGCATCAGGGCACAAGCGTCAGCGACACCGACATCGTCCGGCCGCCGACCTCGTAATCCGCCGCGATCCTGTGCCCCGGCTGCGCCGGATACAGCTTGCCCAGCGAGCCAAGCGAGATCACGCTGCCGGGCGCCAGATCGAAGCCCCCCTGCTGCACCAGCCACAGCACGACGTCCAGCGGATGGCCCAGCAAGCTGTCGCCGGTGGCGCTGCCGACGGTCTCTCCATCCACTTTCAGATCGACCGTCAGCGCCGCCAGATCGGCGACCGGATCGGGCAGGTCGGACATCGCCAGCGGCGCGCCCATCGCCCCGCGCCACGGCATCACGCCATAGGCGCGCATCGACAGCCCGTCGGGTTTCAGACCCTGTTCCAGCGCCACATCGGGCAGTTCGATGAAGGGACGCAGATCGGACAGC is part of the Paracoccus stylophorae genome and encodes:
- a CDS encoding NADP-dependent malic enzyme encodes the protein MTDKTRRSARITPEEALAYHMEPRPGKYDIVASTQMTTQRDLSLAYSPGVAVPVQAIADQPETAYDYTTKGNMVAVVSNGTAILGMGNLGALASKPVMEGKAVLFKRFADVNAIDIELDTEDAEEFINAVRLMGPTFGGINLEDIKAPECFIIESRLKEVMDIPVFHDDQHGTAVICAAGLINALELSGKKIEDVRIVLNGAGAAGIACLELLKSMGARHENCIMCDTKGVIYKGRTEGMNQWKSAHAVATEARTLEDAMTGCDVFLGVSAKGAVTQAMVQSMADDPVIFAMANPDPEITPEEAHAVRADAIVATGRSDYPNQVNNVLGFPYLFRGALDIHARAINDEMKIACAQALARLAREDVPDEVGVAYGRKLQFGRDYIIPTPFDPRLIHVVPPAVARAGMDTGAARRPIIDMEGYTQSLKARMDPTAAILRGIHVRARQKQARMIFAEGDDPRVLRAAVAWQRTGMGQSLVVGRDSDVRDTLEAAGLGDAARELTVVNAGNSRHLEAYHDFLYRRLQRRGVDREDAHKLANRDRHIFAALMLAHGHGDGLVTGATRKNAHVLAQIGQVFDLRPQDGAVGITGVLLKGRIVLIGDTLVHEWPEAEDLADIATHGAAIARGLGMDPRVAFLSFSNFGYPVSERAVKMAEAAGVLDRRGADFEYEGEMTVDVALNAESAARYPFSRLTGPANVLVVPARHSASISVKLLQEMAGATVIGPILSGVPKPIQICSSTSTVSDILNMAAISAGGLGIVR